Proteins encoded within one genomic window of Arachis ipaensis cultivar K30076 chromosome B08, Araip1.1, whole genome shotgun sequence:
- the LOC107610515 gene encoding uncharacterized protein LOC107610515 isoform X1: protein MLLYTNWQAVSIETKTSMLDYAKRAKKEDNEDPSQSDMFVVTRTSKKGETDSGTQETIEHLQNLKEAGYNDDEAVQTVFGKERHGRVRFYGRSVTKSSLKKQKKIRQMQQQHNEVVSTMEKNQNNLTSKLDGLTNLIKTLLQQVNPGMSAEQVQVMIEVAQQSPPDASSAPNDARRNIPPSLGSNHVSKDMEEDMM from the exons ATGTTGTTATATACTAATTGGCAAGCTGTGTCCATTGAGACTAAAACTTCAATGTTGGATTATGCAAAG CGTGCAAAGAAGGAGGACAATGAAGATCCATCACAATCTGACATGTTTGTTGTAACTCGTACGAGCAAAAAAGGAGAGACTGATTCGGGGACACAAGAAACAATT GAACATCTTCAAAATTTGAAAGAAGCAGGATACAATGATGATGAAGCAGTTCAAACAGTTTTCGGAAAGGAGAGACATGGAAGAGTTCGTTTCTATGGTCGATCAGTCACAAAATCCTCTCTTAAAAAGCAGAAGAAAATCCGACAAATGCAACAACAACATAATGAAGTAGTTTCAACTATggagaaaaatcaaaataacttAACTTCTAAGTTGGATGGTTTAACAAACTTGATTAAAACATTGTTGCAACAAGTCAATCCTGGTATGAGTGCAGAACAAGTGCAAGTAATGATAGAAGTCGCCCAACAATCTCCGCCTGACGCGAGTAGTGCACCAAATGATGCACGGCGAAACATTCCTCCTTCACTTGGATCGAACCATGTATCAAAGGATATGGAA GAAGACATGATGTGA
- the LOC107610515 gene encoding uncharacterized protein LOC107610515 isoform X2 — MGPVSFELVRAELRAKKEDNEDPSQSDMFVVTRTSKKGETDSGTQETIEHLQNLKEAGYNDDEAVQTVFGKERHGRVRFYGRSVTKSSLKKQKKIRQMQQQHNEVVSTMEKNQNNLTSKLDGLTNLIKTLLQQVNPGMSAEQVQVMIEVAQQSPPDASSAPNDARRNIPPSLGSNHVSKDMEEDMM, encoded by the exons ATGGGTCCAGTTAGTTTTGAATTAGTACGCGCTGAATTG CGTGCAAAGAAGGAGGACAATGAAGATCCATCACAATCTGACATGTTTGTTGTAACTCGTACGAGCAAAAAAGGAGAGACTGATTCGGGGACACAAGAAACAATT GAACATCTTCAAAATTTGAAAGAAGCAGGATACAATGATGATGAAGCAGTTCAAACAGTTTTCGGAAAGGAGAGACATGGAAGAGTTCGTTTCTATGGTCGATCAGTCACAAAATCCTCTCTTAAAAAGCAGAAGAAAATCCGACAAATGCAACAACAACATAATGAAGTAGTTTCAACTATggagaaaaatcaaaataacttAACTTCTAAGTTGGATGGTTTAACAAACTTGATTAAAACATTGTTGCAACAAGTCAATCCTGGTATGAGTGCAGAACAAGTGCAAGTAATGATAGAAGTCGCCCAACAATCTCCGCCTGACGCGAGTAGTGCACCAAATGATGCACGGCGAAACATTCCTCCTTCACTTGGATCGAACCATGTATCAAAGGATATGGAA GAAGACATGATGTGA